The Sulfurovum zhangzhouensis genome includes the window TTGGATAATGTCAAACTGGTACAAAAAAAGCGTGTTTTGAATCTAGGTATCAACAGGGGAGATGAGTTTATAGCCCTCAAATCTCATCTGGATAACATTACTTATCAAAAGATAAAGCTAGTGGGCATTGACCATTCACAAAGTGCCATCACTTATGCAAAAATGTTACTTCCTGAAAAGAATGTAGAACTATATGCTGAAGATATCAATGCACTGGATTCCTTGAATCTTGGAAGATTTGACCTGATTGTCTCTATTGGTACATTGCAAAGCCCTTCCATAAACTTCAAGCCTTTTTTGATGAATCTTGTACAAAACTACATAGATAAAGAGCAGGGTGCTTTGATCCTAGGTTTTCCAAACTGCCGATGGATTGGAGGAGAGATGCTTTATGGTGCAAAAGCTCCAAATTACGCGATGAGTGAACTTTCATTACTTTTTAATGATGTCATTTTTGCAAAAAAATATCTACAACAGCATAAATTTCGTGTAACATTAACAGGTAAAGAGTATATCTTTCTTACGGCTACCAAAATCACTTCAAAAACAGAGTGATATATTTTATTTTAAGAAACTATACTTATAATTCCAATAAAGTTTTTTTATAATTTGAAGGACTCTACTATGAAATTTCCTACTTTACTACTTTCAACATTGCTTACTACATCATTATATGCAGTGGATCAAAATGCATCTAGCGAGCAGATGAATGTCAAAATGGAAGGAATCGGCTATATAAAGAAGCTAGGCGGTACGCTTAAGAGTGAGCTTCAAAAACACATGCAAGTAGATCCTACGGGTGTTGCTGCTTTTGGTTTTTGTACAGCAAAAGCTATGGAGATCACTGAAGAGGTAAACAAAGAGCTTCCTGCTAATGCAAAAGTAAGAAGAACTGCACTCAAAACACGTAATGAGATGAATATGCCAGATGCAACGGATATAGCAGTGATGGAGAGCTATCTCAAAGCAATTGAAGAGAAGAGATTTACTCCGCAAGATATCAAAATCGTAGAAGAGGGTAATACGACAAGAGTTTATAAACCACTTCTTACTGATGGTGTTTGCCTCAAATGCCATGGTCAAAATGTGAGTACCGAAATTCAAGAGATGATCATTACCAGCTATCCTAAAGATGAAGCAATGGGCTTTAAAGAGGGTGATCTAAGAGGTGTGGTTGTAGCTGAGATCATTAAGAAGTCAGACAAATAAGGGAAACCCCTTATTTTTATATTTTTAAATATTATTTTATTGCAGTCATCAAAAAAACCGTAAAATCCCTATGCGGTTTTTTGATAGTACTGGCTGTAGAAAATGTCACGTCACTAAATCCTGCTTCAGCAGCGTACTGCGCAAGTTTATGTCTATCAAATCCATAATGGAATACCCCTGTATTATCGCTATGAAAACTTCCGTCTTCACTATCAAGATCCGCCAAAGCGATAAATCCTCCATCATCTACCATATTATAAAGCTTATTAAGAAGTGCAGGGGTATCTTCTATATGATGTATCGTCATTGATGAGATCACACCATCATAACGTTCAGGAGCATCATACTGAACAATATCAATATGTTTTACCTCTGTTCTACAGGCAAATTCATCACATTTACTCTCAAATTCCTTTAGCATGGAAGGCGAACTGTCAACTGCAACAATTTTATCGACAAAAGGAGCGATAAAATAGCTTAAAAGGCCGGTTCCTGCACCCAAATCCATAACATTCATTGATTTTTCAAGATTAATATTTTTTACTATCAGATCACTGATCGCTTTTGCGTTCTTGACACGGTTACTGTTCATATCCCAATTTTTTGATTTATCAGCAAAAAGATCTTTATTTTTCATACATATTCCTTAATATTAATTAGTATGTGCCTAAAATAGCGTATTTTGTTTCTCGAGTTTTATGTTGTCCCAGAAGAGATCTACATGTTTTTCGAACATTGACACTACCGAAGAGGTCGATTTTTTGTCTAATTTTAGCAAAGAAACCTGCATTTGATAGAAAAACAGGGGTGAAAAGAACTCATTAGCCAGTAAAAGAGGATCACCAGACTTTATCATCTCATCTTGCATCATAGAAAAGAAGATTCCTGAGAGCTTTTTTACGTTTTCCTGGTAAAAATGTTCATTGTAGATCTCTCTGATACGTTCATTACGGTATATCTCCTGCATCAAAAGTTTGAAAAGAGCTTCATTTTGCCCGTCAAAGCCTATAAGCTTAAAAGTAGTGGCAATACTCATTAAAAGCGATTTTCCCTGTTTATGAAGCTCCTGAGCCTCTTTATCGGCAAATATCTGGACAATGGCTGAAGAAGTTAGCTCGGAAACCAGTGTTTCCAGTATCTCATCCTTGTTTTTAAAGTGATTATAGAGTGCACTCTGCTTCAATCCCATAGCTCCGGCTATATCTCTTACAGTTGTTGCTTTATATCCCTTAGAGGAGAAGAGTTTTAGTGATGTTTTGAGTATTTTATTCTTTGTATTATTACCCCTGGATAGGGCTGTATTAACGTTCTGTTCGGACATTGAGGCTCCTTTGCATGCCATTATAGTGAACAATTGTTCATTTGTCAAGAGTATTATATTTCAATATTATGAACAATTGTTCATTTAAGAAATCAATCAAATTATTATTTATGAACAAACGTTCATATTTATTATTATTCATCAAATATAAAATGAACATTTGTTAATTAAATCCTCTGCAAAGACCTGAAATAGGCATATTGTTTGGGATATAAATATTTTTAATTGGGTAGAGTGTGCACGTACAGACAATTGAGATTATGCTATTGGCTTGAGTGATGACGCATATTGCACAATAGGTAATAAAACGTATTCAAGAGAGAGAATAAATAATAATATTTCTAAATATTAGATACTTATCTTGTGATTTGCTTAAATACGTATTTTGCTATTCAAAATTAATATTTAATAATATAATTAAATATATAGATCATAGATCGTTATCTTTAATAACATTATTATGAGAAAATTTTTATTATCTCTTTTAAACCATTAATATTTTGTTTTAAACCTTGGATAATAAAAAATAAAACTCTTTATTTAGGACATATCAAGAAATGTACTTAGTTTGAAAAGATGGAGATACCAATCTGCAATGATTTAATATAGTGAGTTTTATTGTTTGCATTACTTATGGATTTTTTTCTCCAAATAGATGAATATTTAGTCTATCATATTACTTGAAGATTGTATATTTATTTTTTTAATATATTTTATATTATGTTAACCAATATATATTTTTAACCCGATACTGATAATTATTTGTGTATTGCTACACAAATAACTGTTGGTTGACTTTTGCCAATTCTCTTAATTTATGACGAGTAATATCATCTATCGGTTTTTGTTTGATCTTTTCAACCATACCTATAAGTTGGTCATAACTTTTAAAATCCAATTTTTGTTTGTGCAGTGCTGCCTGACTCAAATATGACAATACTTCATCTTTAGTAACGATGTCATGGTTTTCAAGACTGTTTATCATCATTGATAACAAAACCCCATCTTCTTCATCTATAAGTTCTGATGCTATTAACTTAGCAGCATCTTCTTCCAATCCACGGTTGAGTAAGATCTTTGCAATGCTTGATATGATAGAAGAATGGTTAACTTTACTATAACCTATCCTGTTTTCTACTGTTTCACCCATGAGAGGATTCAGTGCCAATCCAGTAATGATAAGTGTTATCGTGATAAAGTTTTGTTTATTCATGATTAATTCCTTTATATTGCATTAGCCTTATCTATATCATAGATAAAAAAGGTTAACCAACGATATCATTTTCTGCCCATTATTCAAACAACTGCCAAAATTCATTGAAACTATTTTCAAACTCTTTGAGTCTCAACTTCAGGGCATCAAGGATGATATCTGATTTACATAAAAAGAAAAAGACTCTCGGAGAATACGGCTTGTGTTTTATCGCTATCACATGTCGATACTCATCTTTAAGTGAAACAAGTAAACTTTCTATCTGTTCATCATGAGAAAAACAACGGCTCAAATGCTGATAAACGATGCATA containing:
- a CDS encoding class I SAM-dependent methyltransferase, whose translation is MKFTNQTMQEIIAELSQEITSLQPGDVISFDVLDPDEGGKYAGEEVIIEENVFLYHGYKSWTDLAQLLQCKMLTPHGSTYPFITLHFEKLQTFTFHNILPEDKKEKYGIDSIFFNINKMEEPAFLYYYLQALDNVKLVQKKRVLNLGINRGDEFIALKSHLDNITYQKIKLVGIDHSQSAITYAKMLLPEKNVELYAEDINALDSLNLGRFDLIVSIGTLQSPSINFKPFLMNLVQNYIDKEQGALILGFPNCRWIGGEMLYGAKAPNYAMSELSLLFNDVIFAKKYLQQHKFRVTLTGKEYIFLTATKITSKTE
- a CDS encoding Tll0287-like domain-containing protein; amino-acid sequence: MKFPTLLLSTLLTTSLYAVDQNASSEQMNVKMEGIGYIKKLGGTLKSELQKHMQVDPTGVAAFGFCTAKAMEITEEVNKELPANAKVRRTALKTRNEMNMPDATDIAVMESYLKAIEEKRFTPQDIKIVEEGNTTRVYKPLLTDGVCLKCHGQNVSTEIQEMIITSYPKDEAMGFKEGDLRGVVVAEIIKKSDK
- a CDS encoding class I SAM-dependent DNA methyltransferase, whose translation is MKNKDLFADKSKNWDMNSNRVKNAKAISDLIVKNINLEKSMNVMDLGAGTGLLSYFIAPFVDKIVAVDSSPSMLKEFESKCDEFACRTEVKHIDIVQYDAPERYDGVISSMTIHHIEDTPALLNKLYNMVDDGGFIALADLDSEDGSFHSDNTGVFHYGFDRHKLAQYAAEAGFSDVTFSTASTIKKPHRDFTVFLMTAIK
- a CDS encoding TetR/AcrR family transcriptional regulator — its product is MSEQNVNTALSRGNNTKNKILKTSLKLFSSKGYKATTVRDIAGAMGLKQSALYNHFKNKDEILETLVSELTSSAIVQIFADKEAQELHKQGKSLLMSIATTFKLIGFDGQNEALFKLLMQEIYRNERIREIYNEHFYQENVKKLSGIFFSMMQDEMIKSGDPLLLANEFFSPLFFYQMQVSLLKLDKKSTSSVVSMFEKHVDLFWDNIKLEKQNTLF